A DNA window from Acetobacter aceti NBRC 14818 contains the following coding sequences:
- a CDS encoding transcriptional repressor, translating to MTTDAAPHLFSASVEALLARADELCAQRHVRLTALRRQILGLMLEANAPLGAYDLLQRLQAIQGNAAPPTVYRTLEFLMEFGLIHKIERLSAFMPCTHTLGRAPCHEHDADCVHASQFLICRNCSSVTELEDSTILASIVAASQKSGFRLQHTTVEVEGLCAKCAALA from the coding sequence ATGACGACTGACGCCGCCCCTCACCTGTTTTCTGCTTCCGTCGAGGCGCTTCTTGCCCGTGCGGACGAGTTGTGCGCCCAACGGCATGTCCGGCTGACCGCCCTGCGACGTCAGATTCTCGGTCTGATGCTTGAGGCCAATGCTCCGCTGGGCGCGTATGACCTTCTGCAACGCCTGCAGGCCATTCAGGGCAACGCCGCTCCGCCAACGGTCTATCGGACGCTCGAATTCCTCATGGAGTTCGGACTGATCCACAAGATCGAACGACTGTCAGCCTTCATGCCCTGCACGCACACACTCGGTCGTGCGCCCTGTCACGAGCACGACGCCGATTGTGTCCACGCCAGCCAGTTCCTGATCTGCCGCAACTGCTCCAGCGTCACCGAACTTGAAGATTCCACGATTCTGGCCTCGATTGTCGCTGCGTCCCAAAAATCCGGGTTCCGGCTTCAGCATACAACCGTCGAAGTTGAAGGCCTGTGCGCGAAATGCGCGGCTCTCGCATAA
- a CDS encoding TIGR03915 family putative DNA repair protein codes for MKEHLVSLPDAAPFSLWRLHVRPLLAAGIAPEHIIWRSTSEQDDLFSQPEPPPETKTATSQTISKDCLRFLETLLCHASPERFSLAYRILWRSRRERALLKTGTDPDVVMANRMAHQIGREVHKMKAFVRFREKTPQGSNMRHFVAWFEPEHHILEKAAPFFARRFSDMNWMVLTPKGSIGWDGETCVVTREACTRTIFEDEAEALWKTYYRSIFNPARVKVKAMRSEMSPKYWKNLPETELIPEMLAQAARQTW; via the coding sequence ATGAAAGAGCATCTCGTTTCACTGCCGGACGCGGCTCCCTTTTCCCTGTGGCGGCTTCATGTCCGCCCGCTTCTGGCCGCAGGGATCGCACCTGAACATATCATCTGGCGCAGCACGTCCGAACAAGATGATCTGTTTTCACAGCCTGAGCCGCCGCCAGAAACCAAGACAGCCACGTCACAGACAATCAGCAAGGACTGCCTGCGGTTTCTCGAAACCCTTCTTTGTCACGCCAGTCCTGAAAGATTCTCCCTCGCCTACCGCATTCTCTGGCGAAGCAGGAGAGAACGCGCTCTTTTGAAGACAGGCACCGACCCCGATGTCGTCATGGCCAACAGAATGGCCCATCAGATCGGTCGTGAAGTGCATAAGATGAAAGCCTTTGTGCGTTTCAGGGAGAAAACGCCCCAAGGCAGCAACATGCGTCATTTTGTCGCGTGGTTTGAACCGGAACACCACATTCTTGAGAAGGCAGCGCCTTTCTTCGCACGCCGGTTCTCCGACATGAACTGGATGGTTCTCACACCAAAAGGGTCTATCGGCTGGGATGGAGAAACCTGCGTCGTTACAAGAGAAGCCTGCACACGGACGATCTTTGAAGACGAGGCGGAGGCCTTATGGAAGACCTATTACCGCTCCATCTTCAATCCCGCCCGCGTCAAAGTGAAGGCGATGCGATCGGAAATGTCTCCCAAATACTGGAAAAACCTCCCGGAAACTGAGTTGATCCCCGAGATGCTCGCTCAAGCCGCCCGCCAGACATGGTGA
- a CDS encoding putative DNA modification/repair radical SAM protein produces the protein MKRTFSERLALLSDAAKYDASCASSGSDRRGSKKEPGLGSTERSGICHSWTPDGRCVSLLKILMTNFCIYDCAYCINRVSSGVERARFSVEEIVWLTMEFYRRNYIEGLFLSSGIIRSSDYTMEELVRVAKVLRLDRGFRGYIHLKAIPDASPDLLAEAGLYADRLSINVEMPTETGLTQYAPEKDSIGIRSAMGHIRKKMDATKEKTLAGRRPPRFAPGGQSTQMIVGADAATDQDILSSSSALYSDYRLKRVYYSAFSPIPHASQALPAQKPPLLREHRLYQADWLFRFYGFQFQEITENRPDGMLDLEVDPKLSWALDNRAVFPVDINQAPRELLLRVPGLGPRSVKVLLATRRHKTIRLDDLERLRVSIRKIRPFITTPDWRPVKLIDRMDLKSLFAPPPQQLSLL, from the coding sequence ATGAAACGCACCTTCTCGGAAAGACTAGCCCTTCTGTCAGACGCTGCAAAATACGATGCCTCCTGTGCATCGAGCGGCTCGGATCGGCGTGGGTCAAAGAAGGAGCCGGGACTGGGGTCAACCGAACGAAGCGGCATCTGTCATTCATGGACACCTGATGGGCGCTGCGTCTCGCTGCTCAAGATCCTGATGACCAATTTCTGCATTTACGACTGCGCCTACTGCATCAACAGGGTGTCATCCGGCGTGGAACGCGCTCGCTTTTCGGTCGAGGAAATCGTCTGGCTGACGATGGAGTTTTATCGCCGCAACTATATCGAGGGACTATTCCTGTCCTCCGGTATCATCCGCTCGTCCGACTACACAATGGAAGAGCTTGTGCGTGTCGCCAAGGTCCTGCGTCTGGACCGAGGTTTTCGCGGTTACATTCACCTGAAAGCCATCCCTGACGCCTCGCCCGATCTGTTGGCGGAAGCCGGACTGTATGCTGATCGTCTTTCCATCAATGTGGAGATGCCCACCGAAACCGGACTGACTCAATATGCGCCGGAGAAGGATTCCATTGGCATCCGATCCGCCATGGGGCACATCCGCAAAAAGATGGATGCGACGAAGGAGAAAACCCTCGCCGGACGCCGCCCGCCCCGCTTTGCGCCCGGCGGTCAAAGCACACAGATGATTGTCGGTGCGGACGCTGCGACTGATCAGGATATTCTTTCAAGCAGTTCCGCGCTTTATTCCGACTACCGGCTAAAGCGGGTCTATTATTCCGCTTTCAGCCCCATTCCCCACGCCTCGCAGGCTCTCCCCGCGCAGAAACCACCGCTTCTGCGCGAGCATCGTCTGTATCAGGCAGACTGGCTGTTCCGTTTTTATGGTTTCCAGTTTCAGGAAATCACCGAAAACCGTCCCGACGGCATGCTTGATCTGGAAGTCGATCCAAAACTGAGCTGGGCTCTGGACAACCGTGCCGTCTTCCCGGTGGACATCAATCAGGCTCCCCGCGAACTCCTGCTGCGCGTGCCCGGTCTGGGACCGCGGTCCGTCAAGGTTCTGCTGGCAACGCGTCGCCATAAAACCATCCGACTGGATGATCTGGAGCGACTGCGCGTCAGTATAAGAAAAATACGTCCGTTCATCACCACGCCGGACTGGCGACCTGTCAAACTGATCGACCGGATGGATCTCAAATCCCTTTTTGCACCGCCGCCTCAGCAACTGTCACTTCTATGA
- a CDS encoding transposase: MEVDESYSGRYHKGKRGRGATGKVAVFGLLKRHVHAVMILNAGHQTLMSIIRKKVQPDSIVYSASWPSARGASTSARLQNS, translated from the coding sequence ATTGAAGTCGATGAGAGCTATTCCGGTAGATATCACAAAGGAAAACGAGGCCGGGGCGCTACCGGGAAAGTAGCCGTCTTCGGCCTGCTGAAACGGCATGTCCATGCCGTCATGATCCTCAATGCCGGACATCAGACACTGATGTCGATCATTCGAAAGAAGGTGCAGCCAGATTCAATTGTTTACAGCGCTTCCTGGCCGAGTGCGAGAGGCGCATCAACATCCGCTCGCCTGCAAAACTCATGA
- a CDS encoding glycine betaine ABC transporter substrate-binding protein: MQDLIVSVAECIEVRPYFGNGQTGKGRVTGMKKKLLASMVFLGVGLRILPAQAAEPEACQMVRIGDAGWSDSAVINGVATNLLTGLGYKNKITMVTLAVAYLSLENHQLDVFLSDWEPSGASFIDPYLKRGKVERINKNLVDAHYSLAVPDYVGKEGLKKFEDIAGWAEKLNNTIYGIESGNDGNKIILNIIKNDDFGLGKFHLNESSEQGMLSQVGRAISAHKPIVFLAWEPHPMNMNFHLTYLTGAEKQFGASAEVDTVVSSGYVEKCPNIGHMLKQLTLSVPSESEMMKTVSDSHTKPENVTKDWMKTHPDAVAKWLEGVTTVDGKPGLPAVQAYLGQ; encoded by the coding sequence ATGCAGGATTTAATTGTTTCTGTTGCGGAATGTATTGAGGTGCGCCCATACTTCGGCAACGGGCAGACAGGAAAAGGACGTGTCACTGGTATGAAGAAGAAACTTCTCGCTTCCATGGTTTTTCTTGGCGTCGGGCTGCGCATTCTGCCAGCTCAGGCTGCCGAACCAGAAGCCTGTCAGATGGTGCGTATCGGAGATGCAGGATGGTCGGATAGCGCTGTTATTAATGGGGTTGCAACAAATCTCCTTACAGGACTGGGTTATAAAAATAAGATAACTATGGTGACACTTGCTGTTGCTTACCTTTCACTTGAAAATCATCAGCTTGATGTGTTTTTAAGTGACTGGGAGCCTTCGGGAGCTTCTTTTATTGATCCTTATTTAAAAAGAGGGAAGGTTGAACGAATTAATAAAAATCTTGTCGATGCACATTATAGCCTTGCTGTCCCAGATTATGTCGGTAAAGAAGGTCTGAAAAAATTTGAAGATATTGCAGGTTGGGCAGAAAAATTAAACAATACTATTTATGGAATTGAATCAGGTAATGATGGTAACAAGATAATTCTTAATATAATTAAGAACGATGATTTTGGTCTGGGGAAATTTCATCTTAATGAAAGCAGTGAGCAGGGTATGTTGTCGCAAGTTGGGCGTGCTATTTCTGCTCATAAACCTATAGTGTTTCTTGCGTGGGAGCCGCATCCCATGAACATGAATTTTCATCTTACTTATTTGACGGGTGCCGAGAAACAGTTTGGTGCATCAGCTGAGGTCGATACGGTTGTCAGTAGTGGTTATGTGGAAAAGTGCCCTAATATTGGACATATGCTAAAACAATTAACTTTGTCGGTCCCATCTGAAAGTGAGATGATGAAAACTGTTTCTGACAGCCATACAAAACCAGAAAATGTAACAAAAGACTGGATGAAGACGCATCCTGATGCTGTAGCGAAGTGGCTGGAAGGCGTTACTACAGTGGACGGCAAGCCGGGTCTGCCAGCGGTTCAGGCATATCTCGGACAGTGA